One window of Polynucleobacter sp. HIN5 genomic DNA carries:
- a CDS encoding patatin-like phospholipase family protein yields MSLFSPNRRVFLQGLGLAGIATLPACGLFRESPKPPVIALVLGSGAARGFAHIGVIKALEAQGVRPNLVVGASAGSVIAALYASGYSGLELNRIGLNLDEAALADWAYPFAGRFGGLIKGDALQSMVNREVQNKTIEQMTMPLGIVATELQTGNGVLFRRGDTGLAVRASCAVPGVFQPALIQGREYVDGGLVAPVPVRYAHEMGATFVIAVNISSDASAFNATGTLGLLQQTISIMQQSINQYELAKADIVITPQLKQMGSADFRARNAAILAGELATQEKVGEIKEKLRELKRN; encoded by the coding sequence ATGTCGCTATTTTCTCCAAATCGTCGTGTGTTTTTGCAAGGCCTAGGTCTTGCTGGAATCGCCACCCTGCCCGCCTGCGGCTTGTTTCGTGAGAGTCCCAAACCTCCGGTCATTGCACTGGTTCTTGGCTCTGGCGCTGCCCGGGGCTTTGCCCACATTGGAGTGATCAAGGCCCTTGAGGCCCAGGGGGTTCGTCCAAATCTGGTGGTAGGAGCGAGCGCTGGAAGCGTGATTGCCGCTTTGTACGCCTCTGGTTATAGCGGTCTCGAGCTCAATCGGATTGGGCTCAATTTGGATGAGGCAGCCCTTGCGGACTGGGCCTACCCCTTTGCTGGACGCTTTGGTGGATTAATCAAAGGCGATGCATTGCAAAGCATGGTGAATCGCGAGGTCCAAAATAAAACCATCGAACAAATGACCATGCCCCTCGGAATTGTTGCCACGGAATTACAAACCGGTAACGGTGTTCTGTTTCGTCGAGGCGATACCGGTTTAGCAGTGCGTGCATCCTGCGCTGTGCCCGGGGTCTTTCAGCCTGCACTGATTCAAGGACGTGAATATGTCGACGGCGGATTAGTTGCTCCCGTGCCAGTCCGTTATGCACATGAGATGGGTGCCACTTTTGTGATTGCCGTCAATATCTCTTCCGATGCGAGCGCATTTAATGCCACGGGCACGCTTGGTTTATTACAACAGACCATCAGCATCATGCAGCAGAGCATCAATCAATACGAGTTAGCAAAGGCAGATATTGTGATTACCCCTCAACTCAAGCAGATGGGGAGCGCTGACTTTAGAGCACGGAATGCCGCTATTCTTGCTGGCGAGCTTGCCACCCAAGAAAAAGTGGGTGAGATTAAAGAAAAGCTTCGGGAATTAAAAAGGAATTAA
- a CDS encoding C40 family peptidase, translated as MPIRKHMIRLPFQFLTAMVLGGFTLIAGANTGAEAAAKEASKPEVQVEGASSYFARFTHQVVDSVSTKTEVLINEAMQLIGVRYRWNGDLPQSGLDASGFVRFVFRDKLGFLLPPKSSQMSKVGKPISREELEPGDLVFFNTMRLTFSHVGIYVGDNKFIHSPSKGSAVRVDDLASAYWDKRFDGARRLDGSDDLSNAERNALIQEAKKLRAQPRKL; from the coding sequence ATGCCTATTCGTAAGCACATGATCCGTTTACCTTTTCAATTCCTGACTGCCATGGTTTTAGGCGGGTTTACATTGATTGCTGGTGCCAATACAGGTGCTGAAGCAGCAGCCAAAGAGGCCTCAAAACCAGAGGTTCAGGTTGAGGGTGCCTCTTCCTACTTTGCTCGGTTTACCCATCAAGTGGTTGATTCAGTATCCACCAAAACTGAAGTCCTCATTAATGAAGCGATGCAATTAATTGGGGTACGATATCGCTGGAATGGCGATCTGCCGCAATCCGGTTTAGATGCAAGTGGTTTCGTGCGATTTGTGTTTAGGGATAAATTAGGTTTTTTACTTCCACCCAAGTCATCGCAAATGAGTAAAGTGGGCAAGCCCATTTCTCGGGAGGAGTTGGAGCCCGGTGATTTAGTGTTCTTTAATACGATGCGCTTAACTTTCTCCCATGTCGGCATTTATGTGGGCGATAACAAATTCATTCACTCCCCATCCAAGGGTTCTGCGGTCCGGGTTGATGATTTGGCAAGCGCTTATTGGGATAAGCGCTTTGATGGCGCTAGACGTCTAGATGGCAGCGATGATTTAAGCAATGCGGAGCGCAATGCCTTAATTCAGGAAGCAAAAAAGTTACGTGCCCAACCACGTAAGCTTTAA
- a CDS encoding ABC transporter ATP-binding protein, producing the protein MSLLRYEQLSISFGAGRREKYAVRELDLSIAPGERIALVGESGSGKTLSALAPLRLTPEGAHLQGRILWQREDGKEENLLDLSIERIREIRGREIAMIFQEPMTALNPLFTIGNQIVEAVQVHEPLMPMEECRHTAIALLKKTGIPQPEERFYAYPHQLSGGQRQRAMIAMALACKPRLLIADEPTTALDVSLRLQILDLLRDLQEEAKERGGMAILLITHDLNLVRHFANRVGVLNQGCLVETGATHEVFSNPTNPYTEQLVNSQPERELLPVVPLAPVLLTANELSVSYPQSNFANGGMRWRDWFTKTKRQRVLKPLSLKLKQGQTIGVIGESGSGKTTLAMAILGLLGETTAKVEGDVCVLDQSWSSLTPIERRAMRAHLQVIFQDPFGSLSPRMTIFQIVSEGLDVHQPHLSHGERETKVVEILREVGLDRSAMQRYPHEFSGGQRQRIAIARALILKPQILVLDEPTSALDVSIQKQVLKLLSELQKKYNLAYLIISHDLAVIRAMSHELMVLRAGEVVEYGETEAMVRDPKEPYTKGLFKAAELT; encoded by the coding sequence ATGAGCTTATTGCGCTACGAGCAACTCTCGATTTCATTCGGTGCTGGGCGGCGAGAGAAGTATGCCGTTCGTGAACTCGATCTGAGCATTGCGCCGGGTGAGCGGATTGCCTTAGTTGGTGAATCCGGCTCCGGAAAAACACTCTCTGCATTGGCACCTTTGCGCCTCACCCCAGAAGGGGCTCATTTGCAGGGCCGTATTCTCTGGCAACGCGAGGACGGCAAAGAAGAGAATCTCTTGGACTTATCGATTGAACGGATTCGGGAGATTCGTGGGCGTGAGATTGCGATGATCTTTCAAGAGCCGATGACTGCGCTCAATCCCCTATTTACGATTGGCAATCAAATTGTTGAAGCGGTACAAGTGCATGAACCTTTGATGCCGATGGAGGAATGCCGCCATACTGCCATCGCACTCCTCAAGAAAACTGGGATTCCGCAACCCGAAGAACGTTTTTATGCCTATCCCCATCAGTTGTCGGGTGGTCAACGTCAACGCGCCATGATTGCGATGGCGTTGGCATGTAAACCTCGTTTGCTGATTGCCGATGAGCCAACTACCGCCTTGGATGTGAGTTTACGTCTCCAGATTTTGGATTTGCTGCGCGATCTGCAAGAGGAAGCGAAAGAGCGAGGCGGCATGGCGATTCTATTAATTACCCATGACCTTAACTTAGTGAGGCATTTTGCAAATAGGGTAGGGGTTTTAAATCAGGGGTGCTTAGTGGAGACTGGGGCAACCCATGAGGTTTTCTCAAACCCCACCAATCCGTATACCGAACAATTGGTGAACAGTCAGCCTGAGCGCGAGCTACTCCCAGTTGTACCGTTGGCTCCCGTCCTATTAACTGCTAATGAATTGAGTGTCTCGTACCCGCAATCCAATTTTGCCAATGGCGGCATGCGCTGGCGAGATTGGTTCACCAAGACTAAGCGCCAACGGGTACTCAAGCCCTTAAGTCTTAAACTCAAACAAGGCCAAACGATCGGCGTGATTGGGGAGTCTGGTTCCGGGAAAACAACCTTAGCGATGGCTATTTTGGGATTGCTCGGTGAGACAACTGCTAAGGTGGAGGGTGATGTCTGCGTCTTGGATCAATCGTGGTCATCCTTGACTCCGATCGAGCGTCGTGCGATGCGCGCTCATTTGCAGGTCATCTTTCAGGATCCCTTTGGTTCTTTATCCCCACGCATGACCATTTTTCAGATTGTGTCGGAGGGTTTGGATGTCCATCAACCACATTTGTCGCACGGCGAACGCGAGACTAAAGTGGTTGAGATCTTGCGGGAGGTTGGTTTGGATCGCTCTGCCATGCAGCGTTACCCCCACGAGTTTTCAGGTGGGCAGCGCCAACGGATTGCGATTGCGCGCGCACTGATTCTGAAGCCACAAATTTTGGTTCTCGATGAACCCACTTCGGCCCTGGACGTTTCGATCCAGAAACAGGTCTTAAAGTTGCTCAGTGAACTTCAAAAGAAGTACAACCTAGCCTATCTCATCATTAGTCATGATCTCGCGGTGATTCGGGCGATGTCGCATGAGCTCATGGTTTTGCGAGCCGGTGAGGTGGTTGAGTATGGCGAGACCGAAGCCATGGTTCGTGACCCCAAAGAGCCTTACACCAAAGGATTGTTTAAGGCCGCTGAACTGACTTAG
- a CDS encoding ABC transporter permease encodes MSKWLRFKANRLGYVSLWIFSILFGLSLCAELIANDKPLVVRYEGKFYFPLVKNYPETVFGGDFATRTDYLDPDIKKNITDGSNWAIYPLIPYSFETLNYFAKEPNPAAPSAENWLGTDDRGRDVLARLIYGFRLSILFGIALTAVGVVVGVLTGALMGFFGGRFDLITQRIIEIWSAMPELYLLIIFASIFNPSVLLLIILLAAFGWMGLSDYVRAEFFRNRALEYVRAAKALGLTNAQIMRRHILPNSLTPVITFLPFRMSAAILSLTSLDFLGLGVPPGTPSLGELLSQGKANLDAWWISVSTFVMLGGTLLLLTFMGEALRDAFDSRKSNPLTGARV; translated from the coding sequence GTGAGCAAATGGCTGCGCTTTAAAGCGAATCGCTTGGGCTATGTCAGCTTATGGATATTCTCGATCCTGTTTGGTTTGAGTTTATGCGCAGAGTTGATCGCGAATGACAAACCTCTGGTGGTGCGCTACGAGGGTAAGTTTTATTTCCCATTGGTAAAAAATTATCCAGAGACCGTCTTTGGTGGCGACTTTGCGACGCGCACCGATTATCTCGATCCGGATATTAAAAAGAATATTACCGATGGATCGAACTGGGCCATTTACCCCCTCATTCCCTATAGTTTTGAGACCCTCAATTACTTTGCCAAAGAGCCTAATCCAGCAGCACCCTCGGCGGAGAACTGGTTGGGTACCGATGATCGGGGGCGTGATGTATTGGCACGCCTCATCTATGGATTTCGTTTATCCATTCTGTTTGGCATCGCGTTGACTGCAGTGGGTGTGGTGGTTGGAGTGCTCACCGGCGCGCTGATGGGATTTTTTGGTGGACGCTTTGATCTCATTACCCAACGCATCATTGAGATTTGGTCGGCGATGCCCGAGTTGTATCTACTGATTATTTTTGCTTCGATCTTTAACCCTAGCGTTCTCCTTTTGATTATTTTGTTAGCGGCATTTGGGTGGATGGGTTTATCCGACTATGTGCGCGCCGAGTTCTTTCGTAATCGTGCTCTTGAGTATGTACGCGCGGCCAAAGCCTTGGGGCTAACGAATGCTCAGATTATGCGGCGTCATATCTTGCCAAACAGCTTAACCCCCGTTATTACCTTTTTGCCATTTCGGATGAGTGCAGCAATTTTGTCGCTTACCAGTTTGGATTTCTTGGGTTTAGGAGTACCACCCGGAACCCCTAGCTTAGGAGAGTTGCTATCGCAAGGCAAGGCAAATCTAGATGCCTGGTGGATTTCCGTATCGACCTTTGTTATGCTCGGGGGCACCTTGCTCTTATTGACATTTATGGGCGAGGCATTGCGAGATGCATTTGATTCTCGCAAGAGCAATCCATTAACGGGCGCGCGCGTATGA
- a CDS encoding microcin C ABC transporter permease YejB, producing the protein MLIYIIKRILLMIPTLLGVLTLTFVVVQFVPGGPVEQLMLELKGKGDAAVGGESSGGGVTYRGRQGVDAERLEQVKALYGFDKPPLERYFMMLKRFAQFDLGQSYYQHKSVWDLVISKLPVSISIGLWTFFISYLVSIPLGIAKAVRDGTRFDRVTSTMILVGYAIPGFVLGVLLLVLFGGGSFLQIFPLRGLTSDNWSELSLIGKVLDYLWHLVLPITASVLGSFAVITMLTKNSFLEEIRKQYVLTARAKGVSENKVLWKHVFRNALIPLITGFPAAFIGAFFAGSLLIETLFSLDGLGLLSYEAVMRRDYPVVFGTLYLFTLIGLITKLISDLCYVLVDPRIQFGSGGGS; encoded by the coding sequence ATTCTGATCTACATCATCAAGCGGATCTTGCTCATGATCCCCACCTTGCTTGGGGTTCTAACCCTGACCTTCGTGGTGGTGCAATTTGTTCCTGGCGGACCTGTGGAGCAACTGATGCTTGAGCTCAAAGGCAAGGGTGATGCAGCTGTCGGTGGTGAGTCCTCGGGAGGTGGCGTGACGTATCGCGGGCGTCAGGGAGTGGATGCGGAGCGGCTTGAGCAAGTAAAGGCCTTGTACGGGTTTGATAAACCACCGCTTGAGCGCTACTTCATGATGCTCAAACGCTTTGCCCAGTTTGATTTGGGGCAAAGCTATTACCAACACAAAAGCGTTTGGGATTTGGTGATCTCAAAGCTACCTGTCTCGATTAGCATTGGCCTTTGGACTTTCTTTATCAGTTATTTAGTATCGATCCCCCTGGGGATTGCCAAAGCAGTGCGAGACGGCACGCGTTTTGATCGCGTCACCAGCACGATGATTTTGGTGGGCTATGCGATTCCGGGCTTTGTCCTGGGGGTATTGCTCTTGGTGCTCTTTGGCGGAGGAAGCTTTCTGCAAATCTTTCCTCTGCGTGGTTTGACATCCGATAACTGGAGTGAGCTGAGTCTGATTGGCAAAGTATTGGATTATCTGTGGCATTTGGTCTTGCCCATCACCGCATCCGTGCTAGGAAGCTTTGCGGTGATTACGATGCTTACCAAAAATTCTTTTTTAGAAGAGATTCGTAAGCAGTATGTATTGACCGCCCGAGCAAAAGGGGTGAGTGAGAACAAGGTGCTGTGGAAGCATGTCTTTCGGAACGCCTTAATTCCGCTGATCACTGGATTTCCTGCGGCATTTATTGGCGCCTTCTTTGCTGGCTCACTCTTAATTGAGACCTTATTTTCTTTAGATGGCCTAGGTTTACTTTCCTATGAAGCAGTGATGCGCAGAGACTACCCCGTAGTGTTTGGCACACTGTATCTGTTTACCTTAATAGGCCTAATTACAAAGTTAATTTCTGATCTTTGCTATGTGCTGGTCGATCCCCGTATCCAATTTGGCTCTGGGGGTGGATCGTGA
- a CDS encoding extracellular solute-binding protein: MLSQLPLRSLPSQFGAYWRFIAITLLSWLLIFPLGVEAAQGIAQYGKPKYADGFAHFDYVNPNAPRGGTLTLPNPDRRTSFDKFNPFTLRGVTAPGIGALMFESLAVSSADEVSSVYGLIAEDIKVAPDQMSVTFRLRPEAQFSDGSPILADDVKHSFDTLMSKLANPQYRTIYADVKQAVVVSERVIRFDFKTRNSELPLMVGGIPVFSKNWGKKADGSHTPFDKITFEHPIGSGPYVIESYRAGKSMIYKRNPNYWGNKVNVRVGFFNFDRIVYKLYSDDAVRLEAFKAGEFDALVEYRAKNWAKSYVGPKFNNGTLIKKAFPNHNGAGMQGFAMNLRRPIFQDVRVRKALGYALDFEWLNRQLFYDQYSRIESYFQNSDLSANYEGETVPTAAELKLLKPLQAKYPQLVPEAVFGAMPPAPSTAPPSSLRSNLRKAKELLAEAGWTYRDGALRNAKGEVFRFEIVEDGPFFLRILTAYVRNLEKLGIKVDIRTSDFALHQKRMDDYDFDMTTIRFPDTQSPGNELYDRYGSAAAKEKGSDNVIGVQSPVVDALIDAIVRSETREQLQAATRSLDRVLWNSYYVVPHWYSPTHRIAYRKEMGYPNPPLYYSAESWILSTWWLQEVRK, encoded by the coding sequence ATGCTAAGCCAATTACCCCTGCGATCATTGCCAAGCCAGTTTGGGGCGTATTGGCGGTTCATAGCGATTACGCTACTCTCCTGGCTGCTCATTTTCCCTCTGGGAGTCGAGGCCGCTCAGGGCATCGCGCAATATGGCAAACCCAAATATGCCGATGGTTTTGCCCATTTTGACTATGTCAATCCGAATGCGCCACGCGGTGGAACACTCACGCTACCCAATCCAGACCGCCGCACCAGTTTTGATAAGTTCAACCCCTTCACCTTGCGGGGTGTGACTGCCCCTGGCATCGGTGCTTTGATGTTTGAGTCATTGGCGGTGAGCAGTGCAGATGAGGTCTCGAGTGTCTACGGCTTAATCGCCGAAGATATAAAAGTAGCGCCAGATCAGATGTCGGTGACCTTTCGTTTAAGACCTGAGGCGCAGTTCTCCGATGGCAGCCCAATTTTGGCGGATGATGTCAAACACAGTTTTGATACGCTCATGAGCAAGCTTGCCAATCCGCAATACCGCACCATTTATGCCGATGTGAAGCAGGCGGTGGTGGTATCGGAGCGTGTAATTCGGTTTGACTTTAAGACCCGCAACAGCGAGTTGCCTCTGATGGTCGGCGGCATACCCGTTTTCTCCAAGAACTGGGGCAAGAAAGCTGATGGCAGTCACACTCCCTTTGACAAGATTACCTTTGAGCATCCAATCGGTAGCGGCCCATACGTGATTGAATCGTATCGTGCAGGCAAATCCATGATCTATAAGCGTAATCCGAACTACTGGGGCAATAAGGTCAATGTGCGGGTGGGATTCTTTAACTTTGATCGGATTGTCTACAAACTCTACAGCGATGATGCAGTGCGCTTAGAAGCATTTAAAGCAGGCGAGTTTGATGCGCTCGTGGAGTACCGCGCTAAAAATTGGGCGAAGAGTTATGTGGGCCCTAAATTTAACAATGGCACTCTGATTAAAAAAGCGTTTCCGAATCACAACGGTGCTGGGATGCAGGGTTTTGCGATGAACTTGCGTCGTCCTATCTTTCAAGATGTGCGAGTTCGAAAAGCCCTTGGATATGCATTGGATTTTGAATGGCTCAATCGCCAACTCTTCTACGATCAATACAGTCGGATTGAAAGTTATTTTCAGAACAGTGATTTGAGTGCTAACTACGAGGGTGAGACCGTGCCCACTGCTGCCGAACTCAAACTCCTAAAGCCCTTGCAGGCGAAGTATCCCCAATTGGTACCCGAGGCGGTGTTTGGGGCAATGCCGCCAGCGCCCAGCACTGCGCCGCCCAGTAGTTTGCGTAGCAATCTTCGCAAGGCCAAAGAGTTATTGGCAGAAGCCGGGTGGACCTATCGCGATGGCGCGCTCCGTAATGCAAAAGGGGAGGTATTTCGTTTTGAAATCGTCGAAGATGGGCCGTTCTTTTTGCGGATTCTGACCGCGTATGTGCGCAATCTTGAGAAGTTAGGGATCAAGGTGGATATCCGCACCAGCGATTTTGCGCTTCATCAAAAACGCATGGATGACTATGATTTTGATATGACCACCATTCGCTTTCCGGACACCCAAAGCCCAGGGAACGAGCTCTACGATCGCTATGGAAGTGCGGCAGCCAAAGAGAAAGGTTCCGATAATGTCATCGGTGTGCAATCACCGGTCGTGGATGCGCTGATTGATGCAATTGTGCGCTCTGAAACCAGGGAGCAGTTGCAAGCCGCAACGCGCTCACTCGATCGCGTGCTGTGGAACAGCTACTATGTTGTGCCGCACTGGTATAGCCCAACCCATCGAATCGCATACCGCAAAGAAATGGGCTACCCCAATCCGCCTTTGTATTACTCCGCCGAATCATGGATTTTGTCAACCTGGTGGTTACAGGAGGTACGCAAATGA
- the fabI gene encoding enoyl-ACP reductase FabI, whose translation MAYLSGKRILITGLLSNRSIAYGIAKACHREGAELAFTYVGERFKDRITEFAKEFNSSLIFDCDVGSDEQIHALFEDLGKSWPQFDGFVHSIGFAPREAIAGDFLEGLSREAFKIAHDISAYSFPAMAKEALPMLSPNAALLTLTYLGSMRNVPNYNTMGLAKASLEASVRYLAGSLGPKGIRVNGISAGPIKTLAASGIKGFGKILDAVEKTAPLRRNVTVDDVGNAASFLLSDLASGITAEIIYVDNGFSQVVGGMDEV comes from the coding sequence ATGGCTTATTTAAGCGGTAAACGCATCCTCATTACCGGACTCCTCTCCAACCGCTCAATCGCCTATGGCATTGCTAAGGCCTGCCACCGCGAGGGTGCAGAACTGGCATTTACTTATGTGGGTGAGCGCTTTAAAGACCGCATCACAGAATTTGCTAAAGAATTCAATAGCTCACTCATTTTTGATTGCGATGTGGGTAGCGACGAGCAGATCCATGCTCTGTTTGAGGATCTTGGAAAATCCTGGCCCCAATTTGACGGCTTTGTGCACTCAATTGGATTTGCGCCTCGCGAGGCAATTGCTGGCGATTTTCTGGAGGGTTTGAGTCGGGAAGCATTCAAGATTGCTCACGATATCTCAGCGTATAGCTTTCCAGCAATGGCAAAAGAAGCGCTCCCCATGTTAAGCCCGAATGCCGCCCTTCTGACCCTAACTTATTTAGGTTCAATGCGTAACGTTCCCAACTACAACACCATGGGGCTAGCCAAAGCATCCCTCGAGGCATCGGTTCGATATTTAGCAGGCTCACTGGGACCCAAAGGCATTCGGGTCAATGGTATTTCAGCTGGTCCGATTAAAACTCTGGCCGCCTCCGGAATTAAAGGGTTTGGAAAAATTCTGGATGCGGTTGAAAAAACGGCTCCTCTACGACGCAATGTCACGGTGGATGATGTCGGCAATGCCGCCTCATTCTTGCTATCCGACTTAGCCAGCGGTATCACCGCTGAGATTATTTATGTCGACAACGGCTTTAGCCAAGTCGTTGGTGGCATGGACGAGGTTTAG
- the chrA gene encoding chromate efflux transporter, with product MREALAYWLKLGFISFGGPTAQIAMMHDELVEKKRWISERRFLHALNYCMLLPGPEAQQLATYLGWLMHRTWGGILAGTLFILPSLLILIALSWIYLEFGQTPLIAALFEGIKPAVTAIVIVAVIRIAKRSIRHAILAWLAFLSFIAIFVFNVPFPLIIVSAGLIGFWLGQRHPTLFVQPAHMPSHHGDSSIKALIDDHTPTPEHARHDATRLYRHLSIGALSWLIPIVVLILIEGWKSLYPQIAWFFTKAAFLTFGGAYAVLPYVFQGAVEHYQWLTAPQMMDGLALGETKPGPLIMVVAFVGFLAGFANDTVLGGLGFWGGALGALVATWFTFLPSFLFIFLGAPLIESTHGNLRFTAPLTAISAAVVGVIANLGVFFAYQVFFPKGFSGGLSVFALLICLGSLVLMLRFQWGVIRILGLAGLLGILFATNGVLFS from the coding sequence CTGCGAGAGGCGCTAGCGTACTGGCTCAAACTCGGGTTTATTAGTTTTGGCGGACCAACCGCTCAGATTGCCATGATGCATGATGAGCTGGTCGAGAAAAAACGTTGGATCTCCGAGCGTCGCTTTTTACATGCCCTTAATTACTGCATGCTGCTTCCTGGCCCTGAGGCTCAGCAACTAGCTACCTACTTGGGTTGGCTGATGCATCGAACCTGGGGCGGCATCCTGGCGGGCACCTTATTTATTTTGCCTTCGCTCTTAATTCTGATTGCACTCTCATGGATTTATCTCGAGTTTGGTCAAACCCCTTTGATTGCTGCACTGTTTGAGGGAATCAAACCGGCGGTGACCGCGATTGTGATCGTGGCGGTCATCCGCATTGCAAAACGCAGTATTCGTCACGCCATACTGGCTTGGCTTGCGTTTCTATCCTTTATCGCCATTTTTGTTTTTAATGTTCCGTTCCCACTCATTATTGTGAGTGCTGGATTGATTGGATTTTGGTTGGGTCAGCGCCATCCAACCCTGTTTGTGCAACCGGCCCATATGCCATCGCATCACGGTGACTCCTCGATCAAAGCGCTCATCGATGATCACACTCCGACACCAGAGCATGCTCGTCATGACGCGACACGCCTTTATCGACACCTGAGTATTGGCGCTCTGTCATGGCTAATCCCAATCGTGGTCTTGATTCTGATTGAGGGTTGGAAGTCCCTCTATCCACAGATAGCGTGGTTTTTTACTAAAGCAGCATTCCTGACCTTTGGGGGTGCGTATGCAGTTTTACCTTACGTCTTTCAGGGCGCTGTCGAACATTACCAATGGTTAACTGCCCCACAAATGATGGACGGCTTGGCCTTGGGCGAGACCAAACCAGGACCCCTCATCATGGTGGTCGCCTTTGTGGGCTTTCTAGCAGGATTTGCCAATGACACGGTTCTCGGTGGTTTGGGATTTTGGGGTGGCGCACTCGGTGCCTTGGTGGCAACGTGGTTTACTTTTTTGCCATCCTTCCTATTTATTTTTCTGGGTGCCCCTTTGATTGAATCAACCCACGGTAATTTACGGTTTACCGCACCACTGACCGCAATCAGCGCAGCAGTGGTTGGTGTGATTGCCAACCTGGGTGTGTTCTTTGCATATCAGGTATTTTTTCCCAAGGGTTTCTCAGGCGGCTTATCGGTATTTGCACTTCTCATCTGTTTGGGGTCCTTAGTTCTCATGCTTCGATTCCAGTGGGGTGTGATTCGTATCTTAGGTCTAGCAGGACTTTTGGGCATTCTTTTTGCAACTAATGGTGTGTTGTTTTCCTAA
- a CDS encoding HTD2 family dehydratase, translated as MRIDEATLSHLQEWIGKSERYPDQVTAAPYRALSATLDRNGPEPKPGVFLPELWHWLYFLPHPQQSEIGSDGHAKRGGFLPPVPLPRRMWAGGRLRWVGELQIGDAIERVSTIKSVTHKSGRTGDLLFVLVEHQISNQKGLALTEEHDIVYRAAPSPDEKPPAPTPAPRDAQWTKVINPGPVLLFRYSALTFNGHRIHYDRSYVTQEEGYPGLIVHGPLIATLLVDLVREHHPGRKLQSFEFRAIRPTFDIHRMKVNAALDGNDPSGQTLRVWAEDHEGWLTMQAKAILSP; from the coding sequence ATGAGAATTGACGAAGCCACACTATCCCACCTTCAAGAGTGGATTGGTAAATCCGAGCGTTATCCAGATCAAGTGACCGCTGCACCTTACCGTGCTCTTTCCGCAACCCTTGACCGTAATGGTCCCGAGCCCAAACCGGGGGTCTTTCTGCCAGAGTTATGGCACTGGTTGTATTTCTTGCCGCATCCCCAGCAATCCGAAATCGGTTCGGATGGTCATGCAAAACGAGGTGGCTTCTTGCCGCCTGTTCCACTTCCACGTCGCATGTGGGCCGGTGGTCGACTGCGTTGGGTGGGTGAACTGCAAATTGGTGATGCGATCGAACGCGTATCCACGATCAAGTCGGTCACTCACAAATCAGGGCGCACCGGTGATTTACTGTTTGTCTTGGTTGAGCATCAAATCTCCAATCAAAAGGGGCTTGCTTTAACCGAAGAGCATGACATTGTGTACCGCGCAGCCCCAAGTCCTGATGAGAAACCGCCGGCTCCAACACCCGCTCCTCGCGATGCGCAGTGGACTAAAGTGATTAACCCTGGTCCGGTTCTTTTATTTCGCTACTCAGCACTCACCTTTAATGGGCACCGCATTCATTACGACCGCAGTTACGTCACGCAAGAGGAAGGTTACCCAGGCTTGATCGTGCACGGTCCCCTGATCGCCACACTCTTAGTGGATCTGGTTAGAGAACATCATCCCGGCAGAAAACTGCAATCCTTTGAGTTCAGAGCAATTCGTCCGACCTTTGATATCCATCGCATGAAAGTCAACGCCGCGTTAGATGGTAATGATCCTAGCGGCCAAACCTTGCGGGTCTGGGCAGAAGATCATGAAGGCTGGCTAACCATGCAAGCCAAAGCAATATTGAGTCCATGA